One segment of Gemmatimonadota bacterium DNA contains the following:
- a CDS encoding Mrp/NBP35 family ATP-binding protein, with translation MTHASAEDILTALGGLLLERIPGNPVRNEIIRNVESGPDGVELELNMPSPEHPRLAEAEAAIRRAIAEVPGAGKVRIRSGWSVRTPEPGTAPPLPGVKTVLAVASGKGGVGKSTVSAYLAVALSRMGLRVGLLDADIHGPSAALALGDPGAPGIHEGQKLSPARIQGVDFLSMSHLIPEDQAVVWRGPMLHQMVLQFASAAWEDLDILVLDLPPGTGDVQLTVTQSLPVTGALVVTTPQEIALIDARRGLRMFQDAKIPVVGLVENMAHWECSCGKRHTVFGEGGGERLSQEADVPLLTGIPLDPAAYQSPSGPPEGGTPGAAVFHALAVQVATALGGLAMKRNPFRVLSA, from the coding sequence ATGACCCACGCCTCTGCCGAGGACATCCTGACCGCGCTGGGCGGGCTTCTCCTGGAGAGAATCCCGGGGAACCCCGTTCGCAACGAGATCATTCGCAATGTGGAGAGCGGGCCGGACGGAGTTGAGCTGGAACTGAACATGCCGTCACCCGAGCACCCGCGCCTCGCGGAGGCCGAAGCCGCCATCCGGCGTGCGATCGCGGAAGTTCCCGGTGCGGGAAAGGTCCGTATCCGATCCGGCTGGAGCGTTCGCACGCCGGAGCCGGGGACCGCGCCTCCGCTCCCCGGCGTGAAGACGGTGCTTGCGGTCGCAAGCGGCAAGGGCGGCGTCGGGAAATCCACGGTCAGCGCGTACCTTGCGGTCGCGCTCTCACGCATGGGGCTTCGCGTCGGCCTTCTGGACGCCGACATTCACGGCCCGTCCGCGGCGCTCGCGCTGGGTGATCCGGGAGCCCCCGGCATCCATGAGGGCCAGAAGCTCTCCCCCGCACGAATCCAGGGCGTGGACTTTCTCTCCATGAGCCACCTCATCCCGGAGGATCAGGCGGTCGTCTGGCGAGGCCCCATGCTGCATCAGATGGTGTTGCAGTTCGCGAGTGCCGCCTGGGAGGACCTGGACATCCTCGTGCTGGACCTTCCGCCGGGAACCGGAGATGTCCAGCTCACGGTGACGCAGTCTCTTCCGGTGACCGGAGCGCTCGTCGTGACGACACCGCAGGAGATCGCGCTCATCGACGCGCGTCGTGGCCTGCGCATGTTCCAGGACGCGAAGATCCCCGTCGTGGGACTCGTGGAGAACATGGCCCACTGGGAATGCTCCTGCGGGAAGCGGCACACCGTCTTCGGAGAGGGCGGCGGAGAGCGACTGTCGCAAGAGGCGGATGTTCCCCTGCTCACCGGCATCCCGCTGGACCCGGCCGCGTACCAGAGTCCGTCCGGCCCGCCGGAGGGCGGCACGCCCGGAGCCGCGGTATTTCATGCGCTGGCGGTGCAGGTCGCCACCGCGCTCGGAGGCCTCGCCATGAAACGCAACCCGTTCCGCGTCCTCAGCGCCTAG
- a CDS encoding P-loop NTPase has protein sequence MSSPAPAVLTGIHDVLAVHSAKGGVGKSTVAVNLAVSAARLGLKVGLLDADIHGPSAATMFGSGERPEISSDGLHAVPITRHGVRYLSVANVAPPGAPVIWRGPMVSSALRQLLTEVEWGELDLLVLDLPPGTGDAILAISQEVALSGAVLVTTPQDMSVADTRRGIGAFRVLRVPILGLVENMSAFACPDCGESADLFGAGGGERAARELELPFLGRIPVDPAVTASGDDGVPLAAADPESPVSVAMDTITRTVVAEMARIRDDAPGEFRVDWTDLGDRQVPDPPDAPDAPGAQADPATPSRVWQAADDLLGIQWADGEKTFHRAYDLRMACPCAECVEEWTREKLPSLDRVPRSVRPVVLRSLGRYALQPSWTDGHSTGIHSFADLRRTGSDKPE, from the coding sequence ATGTCTTCGCCCGCACCCGCGGTACTCACCGGCATCCACGATGTTCTGGCGGTCCACAGCGCCAAGGGAGGCGTCGGCAAGTCCACGGTCGCCGTCAACCTCGCGGTGAGCGCAGCTCGCCTCGGCCTGAAGGTCGGCCTTCTGGACGCCGACATCCACGGCCCCTCTGCGGCCACCATGTTCGGCTCGGGCGAGCGCCCGGAGATCTCCTCCGACGGGCTGCACGCCGTCCCGATCACACGGCACGGCGTTCGCTATCTCTCTGTCGCGAATGTCGCCCCTCCCGGTGCGCCCGTCATCTGGCGGGGCCCGATGGTCTCCTCCGCGCTGCGCCAGTTGCTGACCGAAGTGGAGTGGGGCGAACTGGACCTTCTGGTTCTCGACCTGCCTCCGGGAACCGGCGACGCGATCCTCGCGATTTCGCAGGAGGTCGCGCTCTCCGGCGCCGTCCTCGTGACGACCCCGCAGGACATGAGCGTCGCGGACACCCGCCGCGGGATCGGCGCGTTTCGCGTGCTCCGGGTTCCGATCCTCGGGCTGGTGGAGAACATGTCCGCTTTCGCGTGCCCGGACTGCGGGGAGTCGGCGGACCTCTTCGGAGCGGGCGGCGGAGAACGCGCTGCGAGAGAACTGGAGCTGCCCTTCCTCGGCCGCATTCCCGTCGACCCGGCGGTCACGGCATCCGGCGACGACGGCGTCCCGCTGGCCGCGGCAGACCCGGAGAGTCCGGTCAGCGTGGCCATGGACACCATCACGCGCACGGTCGTGGCGGAGATGGCGCGCATCCGCGACGATGCGCCCGGCGAGTTCCGAGTGGACTGGACCGATCTCGGCGACAGGCAGGTCCCCGACCCGCCCGACGCACCGGACGCGCCGGGCGCTCAGGCGGACCCGGCCACGCCTTCCCGCGTCTGGCAGGCGGCGGACGATCTTCTGGGAATCCAGTGGGCCGACGGTGAGAAGACCTTCCACCGCGCCTACGATTTGCGGATGGCCTGCCCTTGCGCCGAGTGCGTGGAAGAGTGGACCCGTGAAAAACTCCCGAGTCTGGACCGCGTCCCGAGAAGTGTTCGTCCGGTCGTCCTTCGCTCGCTGGGTCGCTACGCGCTCCAGCCGTCCTGGACCGACGGACATTCCACCGGGATTCACTCGTTTGCGGATCTCCGTCGGACTGGAAGCGACAAGCCGGAGTGA
- a CDS encoding oxidative damage protection protein, with amino-acid sequence MTRMIRCAKLGREAEGLEHPPVPGELGTRIFEEISQDAWEEWTRHQTMIINEYRLNLATDAHQKILLREMEAFFFGAGANTPPDFVKPE; translated from the coding sequence ATGACCCGCATGATCCGGTGCGCAAAGCTCGGCCGGGAGGCCGAGGGCCTCGAGCATCCTCCGGTCCCCGGAGAACTCGGAACGCGCATCTTCGAAGAGATCTCCCAGGACGCCTGGGAAGAGTGGACCCGTCACCAGACGATGATCATCAATGAATACCGTCTGAATCTCGCCACGGACGCGCATCAGAAGATCCTCCTGAGAGAGATGGAGGCCTTCTTCTTCGGCGCCGGGGCGAACACTCCGCCGGACTTCGTCAAGCCGGAGTAG
- a CDS encoding DUF4920 domain-containing protein — MHLKTLALLFLIPLLVGCGGGGEAPSPKSAVPEGAVVIGQELTRTEPVTLATVQSAPETYFEQTILVAATAESVCQSMGCWMTVREGEGEIVWVRWGEGCGGEFAFPKDIAGKRVLLEGSIYPKEISEEDAEHIAEESGGMTAEEIAGKAFEINATACVILPGAEESAKS; from the coding sequence GTGCATCTGAAAACCCTGGCTTTGCTGTTTCTGATTCCGCTGCTCGTGGGTTGCGGGGGCGGGGGAGAGGCCCCTTCGCCGAAGTCCGCGGTTCCTGAAGGGGCCGTGGTGATCGGCCAGGAACTCACGCGAACTGAGCCCGTGACGCTGGCGACGGTCCAGAGCGCGCCGGAAACCTACTTCGAACAGACGATCCTCGTCGCTGCCACCGCGGAGTCCGTCTGCCAGTCCATGGGCTGCTGGATGACTGTTCGCGAGGGCGAAGGCGAGATCGTCTGGGTTCGCTGGGGCGAAGGCTGTGGCGGGGAGTTCGCTTTCCCGAAGGACATTGCGGGGAAGCGCGTGCTTCTGGAGGGATCGATCTATCCGAAGGAGATCTCTGAAGAGGATGCGGAGCACATCGCGGAGGAGAGCGGCGGCATGACGGCGGAGGAGATCGCGGGCAAGGCGTTCGAGATCAACGCGACGGCATGCGTCATTCTCCCGGGAGCGGAGGAATCCGCGAAGTCCTAG
- the pckA gene encoding phosphoenolpyruvate carboxykinase (ATP), with the protein MATQTAPLELPTSGKIHQNLSTPALVELALARAEGYLSANGALVVETGERTGRSPNDRFIVDEPSVHDEIWWGDINVAVDEAVFERLYAKVKPHMADRDHFVFDGFAGADPEYRMPVRIICEKAWHALFGRTLFVRPTPEELESHTPEFTVINACEVSADPRTDGTNSHVFVVVSLERRTVLIGGTHYGGEIKKSIFSVMNYLLPGRNVLPMHCSSNIGEDGDTALFFGLSGTGKTTLSADPARRLIGDDEHGWSDRGVFNFEGGCYAKVIRLSREAEPQIYDAIRFGSIVENVITSDGPRVIDYDDDTKTENTRATYPVEYIDNCVIPGVGGHPRNIMFLTADAFGVLPPIARLTPGEAMFHFISGYTAKVAGTEAGITEPTATFSACFGAPFLPLHPTRYARMLGERMEEYGAHVYLVNTGWSGGPYGVGARMSIAHTRALITAALSGDLDGVEYTKDPVFHFEVPASCPGVPSEVLTPRNTWADKDAFDAKAAHLAQLFVKNFEKYRSEATPEVIAAIPRT; encoded by the coding sequence ATGGCCACTCAAACTGCTCCGCTGGAGCTGCCCACCAGCGGAAAGATCCACCAGAACCTGTCGACACCGGCTCTCGTGGAGCTGGCGCTTGCACGCGCCGAGGGCTATCTCTCGGCCAACGGGGCTCTCGTCGTCGAGACGGGCGAACGAACCGGCCGCTCCCCGAACGACCGCTTCATCGTGGATGAACCTTCCGTTCACGACGAGATCTGGTGGGGGGACATCAATGTCGCCGTGGACGAAGCCGTCTTTGAACGGCTCTACGCCAAGGTCAAACCGCACATGGCGGACCGAGACCACTTCGTCTTCGACGGTTTTGCGGGTGCGGACCCGGAATACCGAATGCCCGTGCGTATCATCTGCGAGAAGGCCTGGCACGCGCTCTTCGGGCGCACGCTGTTCGTTCGCCCGACGCCGGAGGAACTGGAATCCCACACGCCGGAGTTCACCGTCATCAATGCGTGTGAAGTCAGCGCGGATCCCAGGACGGACGGCACGAACTCCCATGTCTTCGTCGTGGTCTCCCTGGAACGGCGGACCGTTCTGATTGGCGGGACGCACTACGGCGGAGAGATCAAGAAGTCCATCTTCTCCGTGATGAACTACCTGCTCCCGGGGCGGAATGTCCTCCCGATGCACTGCTCGTCGAACATTGGAGAGGACGGCGACACCGCGCTCTTCTTCGGGCTGTCCGGCACGGGCAAGACCACCCTCTCCGCAGATCCCGCCCGTCGGCTCATCGGAGACGATGAACACGGCTGGAGTGATCGCGGCGTCTTCAACTTCGAGGGCGGCTGCTACGCGAAGGTCATTCGCCTGTCCCGGGAAGCCGAGCCGCAGATCTACGATGCCATCCGGTTCGGTTCCATCGTGGAGAATGTGATCACTTCGGATGGGCCTCGCGTCATCGACTACGATGACGACACCAAGACGGAGAACACGCGCGCCACTTACCCGGTGGAGTACATCGACAACTGCGTGATCCCCGGGGTCGGCGGGCATCCGCGGAACATCATGTTCCTCACGGCGGATGCGTTTGGCGTGCTGCCTCCCATTGCCCGGCTCACACCCGGGGAGGCCATGTTCCACTTCATCTCCGGGTACACGGCGAAGGTGGCGGGTACGGAGGCGGGCATTACGGAGCCGACGGCCACATTCAGCGCGTGCTTCGGAGCCCCTTTCCTTCCGCTGCATCCCACCCGCTACGCCCGGATGCTGGGCGAGCGGATGGAGGAGTACGGCGCTCATGTGTACCTCGTGAACACGGGGTGGTCGGGCGGCCCGTACGGCGTAGGGGCACGGATGTCCATTGCTCACACACGGGCGCTCATCACCGCCGCCTTGAGCGGAGATCTGGACGGCGTGGAGTACACGAAAGACCCGGTGTTCCACTTCGAAGTCCCGGCATCCTGTCCCGGGGTTCCTTCCGAAGTGCTGACTCCGCGGAATACCTGGGCGGACAAGGACGCCTTTGATGCCAAGGCCGCGCACCTCGCGCAGCTCTTCGTGAAGAACTTCGAGAAGTACCGTTCGGAGGCGACACCCGAGGTGATCGCCGCCATACCCCGGACCTGA
- the glgP gene encoding alpha-glucan family phosphorylase gives MRPHRTFPVVPRLPESLTRLGELAGNLRFSWDHATVDLFRMIDRDLWEQCGRNPVLFLGSVPQCRLEECGTDDAILANLEKVWRDHSRYLASDRTWFTKSERPDSPARIGYFSAEFGLASCVPIYSGGLGILAGDHLKSASDLGLPLTGVGLFYQRGYFRQYLNSEGWQQENYPANDFHNLPVRPAQSATGGELRIELDLHGRTLNVAVWEMKIGRVPLILLDTNLSTNDPDFRAITSDLYGGGADLRLLQEFVLGVGGLRALAALGRTPDVCHMNEGHSAFLALERIRVLMEEGLSFAEARVAASASMVFTTHTPVPDAIDLFSTEQMESVFGEWRGALGLSSEELMDLGREHPGASGAPFNMAVFALRMASHANGVSALHGKVSRGMWNFLWPGLPEEDVPIGSVTNGIHSQTWVSREMRELFDRHLGPRWCRDPEDRTIWDGVDRIPDEILWRTREVQRQRLVSVVRSRLRERLVAANATPVEVAAAEGVLDPSALTIGFARRFAPYKRADLLLADPDRLRAILTNPDRPVQFVFAGKAHPRNDAGKKLIQEIVRFSRLPEVRGRVVFVEDYDMDVAARLVQGVDVWMNTPRRPLEASGTSGMKASINGVLNMSVLDGWWDEAAGERLGWSIGNGEVYDDSTTQDSIESGAIYDLLENEIAPLFYERSRDGIPEQWIGMMKETIRGICPEFNTNRMVREYAEQYYFPVADRSARLASNGNGATRELAAWMERVASVWDAVEIREIRTGDPAGLTVGSTVGVRARVALGGLSESDLLVQIYHGAVDAQGELAGAEGVRMIMDGTLEAGEAWFSGEVPCPVTGQRGFAVRVLPRHADLPHPFLPGLIRWDSDPPRGSREAAGAITR, from the coding sequence ATGCGTCCGCATCGTACATTCCCCGTGGTCCCCCGTCTGCCCGAATCCCTGACACGCCTGGGGGAGCTTGCCGGCAATCTCCGATTCAGCTGGGACCACGCGACGGTGGACCTCTTCCGGATGATTGACCGGGATCTGTGGGAGCAGTGCGGACGGAATCCGGTGCTCTTTCTCGGGAGCGTTCCGCAGTGCCGCCTGGAGGAGTGCGGCACCGACGATGCCATCCTCGCCAATCTCGAAAAGGTCTGGCGCGATCATTCGCGCTATCTTGCGAGCGACCGGACCTGGTTCACCAAGTCGGAGCGCCCCGACTCCCCCGCACGGATCGGCTACTTCTCCGCGGAGTTCGGGCTGGCATCCTGCGTGCCGATCTACTCCGGTGGGCTCGGTATTCTCGCCGGGGACCATCTCAAGTCCGCGAGCGATCTGGGGCTGCCGCTCACCGGCGTCGGGCTTTTCTACCAGCGCGGGTACTTCCGACAGTACCTGAACTCCGAAGGGTGGCAGCAGGAGAACTATCCGGCGAATGACTTTCACAACCTCCCGGTTCGCCCGGCTCAGAGCGCAACCGGAGGCGAACTGCGCATCGAACTGGACCTTCACGGACGAACCCTGAATGTGGCCGTCTGGGAGATGAAGATCGGGCGGGTGCCGCTGATTCTTCTCGACACCAACCTGAGTACCAACGACCCGGACTTCCGTGCCATTACCAGCGATCTCTACGGAGGGGGGGCAGACCTCCGCCTTCTTCAGGAGTTCGTGCTTGGCGTTGGTGGGTTGCGCGCGCTGGCGGCGCTTGGCAGGACACCGGATGTCTGCCACATGAACGAAGGGCACTCGGCGTTTCTCGCCCTGGAGCGAATCCGTGTCCTGATGGAGGAGGGGCTCTCCTTCGCCGAGGCCCGCGTCGCGGCGTCCGCCTCGATGGTGTTCACGACGCATACGCCGGTTCCGGATGCCATCGACCTCTTCTCCACCGAACAGATGGAGAGCGTCTTCGGAGAGTGGCGGGGAGCATTGGGTCTCTCCTCCGAGGAACTCATGGATCTCGGTCGCGAGCACCCGGGAGCCTCCGGCGCACCTTTCAACATGGCGGTGTTTGCGTTGCGCATGGCCAGTCACGCCAACGGGGTGAGCGCGCTTCACGGCAAGGTCTCCCGCGGGATGTGGAACTTCCTGTGGCCCGGGCTCCCGGAGGAAGATGTGCCGATCGGTTCCGTGACCAACGGCATTCACTCCCAGACCTGGGTGTCCCGCGAAATGCGGGAGCTGTTCGACCGCCACCTCGGGCCCCGGTGGTGCCGGGACCCGGAGGACCGAACGATCTGGGACGGCGTGGATCGCATTCCTGACGAGATCCTCTGGCGCACTCGCGAAGTGCAGCGGCAGCGTCTGGTCTCCGTGGTTCGCTCTCGACTTCGGGAGAGACTGGTCGCGGCGAATGCCACTCCGGTGGAGGTCGCGGCAGCGGAGGGCGTGCTCGATCCGTCCGCGCTCACGATCGGGTTTGCGCGCCGGTTCGCTCCCTACAAGCGGGCGGATCTCCTGCTGGCGGACCCCGATCGGCTGCGCGCGATCCTGACGAATCCCGACCGGCCTGTGCAGTTCGTGTTCGCGGGGAAGGCGCACCCGCGCAACGACGCGGGGAAAAAGCTCATCCAGGAAATCGTCCGCTTCTCGCGGCTGCCGGAGGTTCGCGGGAGGGTCGTCTTTGTAGAGGACTACGACATGGATGTGGCCGCGCGTCTCGTTCAGGGAGTCGATGTCTGGATGAATACTCCGCGCCGCCCGCTCGAGGCCAGCGGAACCAGCGGCATGAAGGCATCCATCAACGGCGTGCTCAACATGAGCGTGCTCGACGGCTGGTGGGACGAAGCCGCCGGAGAGCGGCTGGGGTGGTCGATCGGGAATGGCGAGGTCTACGACGACTCCACCACACAGGATTCGATCGAGTCCGGCGCCATCTACGATCTGCTGGAGAATGAGATCGCGCCTCTCTTCTACGAGCGGTCCCGGGATGGCATCCCCGAACAGTGGATAGGCATGATGAAGGAGACGATTCGGGGGATCTGCCCGGAGTTCAACACCAACCGCATGGTGCGGGAGTATGCGGAGCAGTACTACTTCCCCGTGGCGGACCGGTCCGCGCGACTGGCCAGCAACGGGAACGGAGCCACGCGGGAGCTGGCTGCGTGGATGGAGCGTGTCGCATCGGTCTGGGACGCCGTCGAGATCCGCGAGATTCGCACCGGTGATCCGGCGGGGCTGACCGTCGGCTCCACGGTGGGCGTTCGCGCTCGCGTGGCGCTGGGCGGCCTGTCGGAATCGGATCTTCTCGTCCAGATCTACCACGGCGCGGTGGACGCGCAGGGGGAACTGGCAGGTGCCGAAGGTGTCCGGATGATCATGGACGGTACTCTGGAGGCAGGCGAAGCGTGGTTCTCGGGCGAAGTGCCCTGTCCGGTCACCGGCCAGCGGGGCTTTGCCGTTCGCGTCCTGCCGAGGCACGCCGATCTGCCCCATCCGTTCCTCCCGGGGCTCATCCGCTGGGACTCGGACCCCCCGCGAGGATCCCGCGAGGCGGCCGGGGCGATCACCCGCTGA
- the rho gene encoding transcription termination factor Rho produces MTQPNSNQRSRRSRSRRSRSSQRGNSPKRSGEGSPQSGNAGGADGNRRGGNSGNRRSGNSGNSGNSRNPSRSRGGIYDSRAADGTTRGQGNTRRGNGSSGGRRRSGGARKPRVPIGEIPALKLLQQGISIDPFERLRMETTPEEVTTRVLDLVTPIGRGQRCLIVAPPMAGKTTLLINMANAIGENHPDIRRYVLLVDERPEEVTHFRRNTTAEVRAASSDMSTGDHIQVSEACVNEALEHVLKGEDVVLLLDSITRLARAYNTMVDSGGRTLSGGLDSQTMLVPRQIFGSARKIEDGGSLTIVATALIDTGSRMDEVIFQEFKGTGNMELFLSRELFTKRIFPCVDIEKSGTRKEEKLENAEALGRIHLLRRHMTAMKPHEAMSFLLELLSRYPTNEKLLSSMTVKR; encoded by the coding sequence TTGACCCAACCCAACTCCAACCAGCGTTCCCGCAGATCGCGTTCGCGCAGGTCGCGCTCGTCTCAGAGGGGAAACTCCCCAAAACGCTCCGGCGAGGGTTCGCCCCAGAGCGGAAACGCCGGAGGAGCCGACGGCAACCGGCGCGGCGGCAACTCCGGGAACCGACGCTCCGGGAACTCCGGCAACTCCGGGAACTCGCGCAACCCCTCCCGTTCGCGAGGGGGCATCTACGATTCGCGCGCGGCAGACGGCACGACACGCGGACAGGGGAATACCCGCCGGGGGAACGGTTCCTCCGGAGGACGCCGCCGCTCGGGAGGTGCCCGGAAACCGCGCGTCCCGATCGGCGAGATCCCGGCGCTCAAGCTCCTTCAGCAGGGCATCAGCATCGACCCGTTCGAGCGCCTCCGGATGGAGACCACGCCGGAGGAGGTCACCACCCGGGTGCTGGACCTGGTCACTCCCATCGGGCGCGGACAACGCTGCCTGATTGTCGCGCCACCCATGGCGGGAAAGACCACGCTTCTCATCAACATGGCGAACGCGATCGGCGAGAATCACCCGGACATCAGACGGTATGTGCTCCTTGTGGACGAGCGCCCGGAAGAGGTCACACACTTCCGCAGGAACACCACCGCCGAAGTGCGCGCGGCCTCCAGTGACATGTCCACGGGCGACCACATCCAGGTCTCCGAAGCGTGCGTCAATGAAGCGCTTGAGCATGTCCTCAAGGGCGAGGATGTCGTTCTGCTTCTGGACTCCATCACAAGACTGGCCCGCGCATACAACACCATGGTGGATTCCGGCGGGCGGACACTTTCCGGCGGGCTGGACTCTCAGACCATGCTCGTCCCGCGTCAGATCTTCGGCTCGGCCCGCAAAATCGAAGACGGGGGCAGCCTGACGATTGTCGCCACGGCACTGATTGACACGGGTTCCCGAATGGACGAAGTCATCTTTCAAGAGTTCAAGGGCACCGGGAACATGGAACTGTTCCTCTCCCGTGAACTCTTCACAAAGCGCATCTTCCCGTGCGTGGACATTGAGAAGTCCGGAACCCGGAAGGAAGAAAAGCTGGAGAACGCCGAGGCTCTCGGCCGCATCCACCTGCTTCGCCGACACATGACGGCCATGAAACCCCATGAAGCCATGAGTTTCCTGCTGGAACTGCTCTCCCGCTATCCCACGAACGAGAAACTGCTCTCCAGCATGACGGTGAAGCGCTGA
- a CDS encoding T9SS type A sorting domain-containing protein → MFRTHSRIAVLAVLLSVALSGSADALRLMTFNILNYSSGREADFRTVIADAQPDVLVVQEILSQSGVDRYLSQVLNTLEPGEWAAGPFVNGYDTDNGIFYRTSSAQFISHYVVGTALRDIDEWTIRPAGVTSPSANVRLYVVHLKASQGSSNQAKRLAEVTAMRTRMETFPAGETYCVIGDFNIYYSSESAYQYMLSTGGGTAGVVQDPISSPGNWHNNAGMSWIHTQSPRTTQFGGGANGGMDDRFDIILVSPAFQDGQGWDVLPATYTSHGNDGLHYNVALTDPPTNGVVPQAVAQAIHDCSDHLPVYVDLEIPAVLSVPSSLNLGRAVTGGSASADLAVANAALPPADDLDYSLSSGGSFSAPGGSFVAAAGVPGNAHAVALTETTPGDYAGSVTVTSDDPDHPAEAVALSGTVVAHARPSTSAGSETASESVDFGVQLPGAFLEAAALVHNFGYGSLQALLEVDGASLTGDPRFSLVAGSVPQTVGGSPALWSVEFDGSGAPGGLYEASLTLSTRDEPGLSGATGLTDVVWNFTVTISGDGTGVELETGPTRAGFVWVAPNPFRADTGIQYGLEQPGAVSLQIHDIAGRLVRTLVKQSEGRGDHTVRWDGRDARHRMMAPGIYFARLTTPDGSDVRRIVRIR, encoded by the coding sequence ATGTTTCGCACGCATTCTCGCATTGCGGTCCTCGCAGTTCTCCTGTCGGTGGCGCTGTCCGGTTCGGCGGATGCGCTCCGGCTCATGACCTTCAACATCCTGAACTACTCCTCGGGCAGGGAAGCGGATTTCCGAACCGTCATCGCGGATGCCCAGCCGGATGTGCTGGTGGTGCAGGAGATTCTCTCGCAGAGCGGGGTGGATCGTTATCTCTCGCAGGTGCTGAATACGCTGGAGCCGGGTGAATGGGCGGCCGGCCCGTTTGTGAACGGCTACGACACCGACAACGGGATCTTCTACCGAACTTCCAGCGCGCAGTTCATTTCCCACTATGTGGTCGGGACCGCACTTCGCGACATCGACGAATGGACGATCCGCCCGGCAGGCGTGACCAGCCCGTCGGCGAATGTCCGCCTCTATGTCGTGCATCTGAAGGCGAGCCAGGGTTCGTCGAATCAGGCGAAGCGTCTTGCGGAAGTGACCGCCATGCGAACGCGCATGGAGACCTTCCCGGCGGGGGAGACGTATTGCGTGATCGGAGACTTCAACATCTACTACAGCTCGGAATCCGCCTATCAGTACATGCTCTCCACGGGCGGGGGGACGGCGGGTGTGGTGCAGGATCCCATTTCGTCACCGGGGAACTGGCATAACAACGCCGGGATGTCGTGGATCCACACGCAGTCGCCCCGAACCACGCAGTTCGGCGGCGGGGCGAATGGCGGCATGGATGATCGCTTCGACATCATTCTCGTGTCGCCCGCTTTCCAGGACGGGCAGGGCTGGGATGTGCTCCCGGCTACCTACACCTCGCACGGGAATGACGGGCTGCACTACAATGTCGCGCTGACGGACCCCCCGACGAACGGGGTCGTCCCGCAGGCGGTCGCGCAGGCCATTCACGATTGTTCCGATCACCTGCCGGTCTATGTGGACCTGGAGATCCCGGCGGTCCTCTCCGTCCCGTCGTCTTTGAATCTGGGACGCGCAGTCACGGGAGGGTCCGCATCGGCGGATCTGGCCGTGGCGAACGCCGCCCTCCCCCCGGCGGACGATCTGGACTACTCGCTCTCTTCCGGCGGCTCGTTCTCCGCGCCGGGCGGGTCGTTTGTCGCGGCGGCGGGCGTTCCGGGGAATGCGCACGCAGTCGCGTTGACCGAAACGACTCCGGGGGATTACGCCGGCTCCGTCACCGTCACCTCGGACGACCCGGATCACCCGGCGGAGGCGGTCGCGCTTTCCGGCACCGTGGTGGCGCACGCCCGTCCGAGTACGAGCGCCGGGTCGGAGACGGCTTCGGAGAGCGTGGACTTCGGCGTTCAGCTTCCGGGCGCGTTTCTCGAAGCGGCTGCTCTCGTGCACAACTTCGGCTACGGATCTCTTCAAGCGCTTCTGGAAGTGGATGGCGCGTCGCTTACCGGAGACCCGCGCTTTTCGCTGGTGGCGGGGTCGGTTCCGCAGACCGTGGGCGGAAGTCCGGCGCTGTGGAGCGTGGAGTTCGATGGCTCCGGCGCTCCCGGGGGGCTTTATGAAGCCTCGCTCACGCTGTCCACGCGGGACGAACCGGGGCTTTCCGGCGCCACGGGCCTTACGGATGTGGTCTGGAACTTCACCGTGACCATCTCCGGCGACGGAACCGGCGTGGAGCTGGAGACCGGTCCGACGAGAGCGGGTTTCGTGTGGGTGGCTCCCAACCCCTTCCGTGCGGACACCGGCATTCAGTACGGGCTGGAGCAGCCGGGTGCGGTCTCGCTCCAGATTCACGACATTGCCGGGCGGCTCGTGCGGACGCTGGTGAAGCAGTCCGAGGGTCGCGGCGACCACACGGTTCGCTGGGACGGACGCGATGCCCGCCACCGGATGATGGCGCCCGGGATCTACTTCGCCCGCCTCACCACTCCGGACGGGTCGGATGTGCGACGGATTGTCCGCATCCGCTGA